The following proteins are encoded in a genomic region of Bosea beijingensis:
- the hemH gene encoding ferrochelatase, which produces MTADIAAAPGREAASLPPDHPKVQYGRIGVLLMNLGTPEGTGYWPMRAYLKEFLSDRRVIEEPRWKWWPILNLIILSTRPGRKGKDYALIWNKERDEGPLKTITRSQTEQLAERLKPLAGERVVFDWAMRYGFPDVKSRLKALLDQGCDRILLVPLYPQYAAPTSATACDQAFRALMQMRWQPSVRVAPPYHDDPVYIGALARSMRASLAKLDFEPEVTLCSFHGMPKEYLLKGDPYYCQCVKTWRLLRAELGLSEEQFPLTFQSRFGPDEWLQPYTDETVKALARAGRKSMAIVAPGFSADCLETLEELDGENREIFLHNGGEKFAYLPCLNDSPEGIDAIAEVVQRELMGWL; this is translated from the coding sequence ATGACTGCTGACATTGCCGCGGCACCGGGCCGTGAAGCCGCATCCCTGCCACCCGACCATCCCAAGGTGCAATACGGGCGCATCGGCGTGCTCCTGATGAATCTCGGCACGCCCGAGGGCACCGGCTACTGGCCGATGCGCGCCTATCTCAAGGAATTCCTCTCGGATCGTCGCGTCATCGAGGAGCCCCGCTGGAAATGGTGGCCGATCCTCAACCTGATCATCCTGTCGACCCGGCCCGGCCGGAAGGGCAAGGATTACGCCTTGATCTGGAACAAGGAGCGCGACGAAGGCCCGCTCAAGACGATCACCCGCTCGCAGACCGAACAGCTCGCCGAGCGCCTGAAGCCGCTGGCCGGCGAGCGGGTCGTCTTCGACTGGGCGATGCGCTACGGTTTTCCTGACGTGAAGAGCCGGCTGAAAGCCCTGCTCGACCAGGGCTGCGACCGCATCCTGCTGGTGCCGCTCTATCCGCAATATGCCGCGCCGACCTCGGCCACCGCCTGCGACCAGGCGTTTCGCGCGCTGATGCAGATGCGCTGGCAGCCTTCGGTGCGCGTCGCCCCGCCCTATCACGACGACCCCGTCTATATCGGCGCGCTCGCCCGCTCGATGCGCGCCTCGCTGGCGAAGCTCGATTTCGAGCCCGAGGTCACCCTCTGCTCCTTCCACGGCATGCCCAAGGAATACCTGCTGAAGGGCGACCCCTATTACTGCCAGTGCGTGAAGACCTGGCGCCTGCTGCGCGCCGAACTCGGCCTCTCCGAGGAACAGTTCCCGCTGACCTTCCAGTCGCGCTTCGGTCCGGACGAGTGGCTCCAGCCCTATACCGACGAGACGGTGAAGGCGCTGGCCCGGGCCGGCAGGAAGTCGATGGCCATCGTCGCGCCGGGCTTCTCTGCCGATTGCCTGGAGACGCTGGAGGAACTCGACGGCGAGAACCGCGAGATCTTCCTGCACAATGGCGGCGAGAAATTCGCCTATCTGCCCTGTCTCAACGATTCCCCTGAAGGCATCGACGCCATCGCCGAGGTCGTCCAGCGCGAATTGATGGGCTGGCTCTGA
- a CDS encoding bifunctional metallophosphatase/5'-nucleotidase encodes MTKLTRRKALGVLAAPATLAATAPVAMAQQPAPSFTLLLVNDIYKMSDDKGRGGFARAAGIAKAERAKGVPVLFCHAGDCYSPSLMSGFDQGAHVVAMQNKMGIDVFVPGNHEFDFGKENYLKLTAAQSYPTFAANLRDAAGSILPHHKDSQIFELGGIKVGVIGTAFDPTPQVSFPGDLKFSSTMEALRREAKALKGQGADILVAVVHADRAMDYEIVRSRVVDIVLTGHDHDLAIAYDGKVVMVESNEEGNYVTAIDIAVNVRGEGAGRQVSWTPTFRVNDSRSATPDPEVAAIVKGYESELSKELDVDIATLAAPLDSRTGVIRTQETAIGNLIADALRSATGAQLAITNAGGIRANKQYAAGQKLTRRDVLSELPFGNATVMVEITGKDVKDAIENGLRDAPQGAGRFPVVSGLTFEADLKQPQGSRVISVTVDGKPIDPAAKYTVASNNFMLEGGDGYTALGRGRTLVGLTDGKLMANEVMVYVRRLGTVDAKVEGRAVLK; translated from the coding sequence ATGACGAAGCTTACCCGCCGCAAGGCTCTCGGCGTCCTGGCGGCCCCGGCGACACTCGCTGCGACCGCGCCTGTGGCGATGGCCCAGCAGCCGGCGCCGAGCTTCACGCTGCTGCTGGTCAACGACATCTACAAGATGAGCGACGACAAGGGTCGCGGCGGCTTCGCGCGCGCCGCCGGCATCGCCAAGGCCGAGCGGGCGAAGGGCGTGCCGGTGCTGTTCTGCCATGCCGGCGATTGCTACTCGCCCTCGCTGATGTCGGGCTTCGATCAGGGCGCGCATGTTGTCGCGATGCAGAACAAGATGGGCATCGACGTCTTCGTGCCCGGTAATCACGAGTTCGATTTCGGCAAGGAGAACTATCTCAAGCTGACGGCGGCGCAGAGCTATCCGACCTTCGCCGCGAATCTGCGCGATGCCGCCGGCAGCATCCTGCCGCATCACAAGGATTCGCAGATCTTCGAGCTCGGTGGCATCAAGGTCGGCGTCATCGGAACGGCCTTCGATCCGACGCCGCAGGTCTCCTTCCCGGGCGACCTGAAATTCTCCTCGACCATGGAGGCGCTGCGCCGCGAGGCGAAGGCGTTGAAGGGGCAGGGCGCCGATATCCTCGTCGCGGTCGTCCATGCCGACAGGGCGATGGATTACGAGATCGTGCGCTCGCGCGTCGTCGATATCGTGCTCACCGGCCACGACCACGATCTCGCCATCGCCTATGACGGCAAGGTGGTCATGGTCGAGTCGAACGAGGAGGGCAACTACGTCACCGCGATCGACATCGCCGTCAATGTGCGGGGCGAGGGCGCGGGGCGACAGGTCTCGTGGACGCCAACCTTCCGCGTCAACGATTCCCGTTCGGCGACGCCCGATCCGGAAGTCGCCGCCATTGTGAAGGGCTACGAGAGCGAGCTGTCGAAGGAACTCGATGTCGATATCGCGACGCTGGCCGCGCCGCTGGATTCCCGCACCGGCGTCATCCGAACCCAGGAGACCGCGATCGGCAACCTGATCGCCGATGCGCTCCGCTCCGCGACCGGCGCCCAACTCGCCATCACCAATGCCGGCGGCATCCGCGCCAACAAGCAATATGCGGCCGGGCAGAAGCTGACGCGCCGCGACGTGCTGAGCGAATTGCCCTTCGGCAACGCGACGGTGATGGTCGAGATCACCGGAAAGGACGTGAAGGACGCGATCGAGAACGGCCTGCGCGATGCGCCGCAGGGCGCGGGGCGCTTTCCGGTGGTCTCCGGCCTGACATTCGAGGCCGATCTCAAGCAGCCTCAGGGCTCGCGCGTGATTTCGGTCACGGTCGACGGCAAGCCGATCGATCCTGCGGCGAAGTACACCGTCGCTTCCAACAATTTCATGCTGGAAGGCGGCGATGGATATACGGCGCTCGGCCGCGGCCGGACGCTGGTCGGCCTCACCGACGGCAAGCTGATGGCGAATGAGGTGATGGTCTATGTCCGCAGGCTCGGCACGGTCGATGCCAAGGTCGAGGGCCGGGCGGTCCTGAAGTGA
- the ung gene encoding uracil-DNA glycosylase — protein sequence MGWRELPVFAAGGAAARACAAVDAERMAGHVVAPAPERVFAALALTPLDTVRAVILGQDPYPTPGHANGLAFSYVGPPPLPRSLVNIYKERAADLSEPAPADGDLTRWAKQGVLLLNTALTVREGASKAGSHLSLGWGAVTDAVIGAVSRERPHAVFLLWGAPAQAKRPLIDESRHLVIASAHPSPLSARRGFFGSKPFSRANAWLKGQGEQTIAW from the coding sequence ATGGGCTGGCGTGAGCTGCCGGTTTTCGCCGCAGGCGGAGCCGCCGCGCGCGCCTGTGCCGCCGTCGATGCCGAGCGGATGGCCGGACATGTCGTGGCGCCGGCGCCGGAACGTGTTTTCGCAGCGCTGGCGTTGACGCCGCTCGACACGGTCCGTGCCGTCATCCTGGGCCAGGATCCCTATCCGACGCCGGGCCATGCCAACGGGCTCGCCTTCTCCTATGTCGGCCCGCCGCCGCTGCCGCGCTCGCTCGTCAATATCTACAAGGAGCGGGCTGCCGATCTCAGCGAGCCCGCGCCGGCCGATGGCGACCTGACGCGCTGGGCCAAGCAAGGCGTGCTGCTGCTGAATACCGCGCTGACCGTGCGGGAAGGTGCGAGCAAGGCAGGCTCTCATCTCTCGCTCGGCTGGGGCGCGGTGACCGATGCTGTGATTGGGGCGGTCTCGCGCGAGCGGCCGCATGCCGTCTTCCTGCTCTGGGGCGCGCCGGCGCAGGCGAAACGGCCCCTGATCGACGAGAGCCGGCATCTGGTCATCGCGAGCGCCCATCCGTCGCCGCTGTCGGCGCGGCGGGGCTTCTTCGGCTCCAAGCCGTTCAGCCGGGCCAATGCCTGGCTGAAGGGACAGGGGGAGCAGACGATCGCGTGGTGA